In one window of Fusobacteria bacterium ZRK30 DNA:
- a CDS encoding ATP-binding cassette domain-containing protein, with amino-acid sequence MADKILEVRNLKKHFKTPKGMLHAVDGVNFSIEKGKTLGIVGESGCGKSTTGRVILRLLEATDGEIFFEGQSIREFDKNQMRKLREDMQIIFQDPFASLNPRMTVSEIIGEPLIIHKLVSNKKELSSKVKELMDLVGLSQRLLNTYPHELDGGRRQRIGIARALSLNPKFIVCDEPVSALDVSIQAQVLNLMQDLQQKLGLTFMFITHDLSVVKHFSDDIAVMYLGQLVEKAPSAVLFKNPRHPYTKALLSAIPVASLKHKMDRIELHGEITSPINPEEGCRFAKRCAYVRPECSHGDPALNEISDGHFVACHLVDNLVHNR; translated from the coding sequence GTGGCAGATAAAATATTAGAAGTAAGAAATTTAAAAAAACATTTTAAAACTCCTAAAGGGATGCTGCATGCAGTAGATGGAGTAAATTTTTCTATAGAAAAAGGAAAAACTCTGGGAATAGTAGGCGAATCTGGTTGTGGTAAATCTACAACTGGAAGGGTAATTCTCAGGTTATTAGAAGCTACAGATGGGGAGATATTTTTCGAAGGTCAGAGTATAAGAGAATTTGATAAAAATCAAATGAGAAAACTAAGAGAGGATATGCAGATAATATTCCAGGATCCATTTGCCTCTCTAAATCCTAGAATGACTGTAAGTGAGATCATAGGAGAACCCTTAATTATTCATAAATTGGTTAGTAATAAAAAAGAATTAAGTAGTAAAGTAAAGGAATTAATGGACTTAGTAGGATTAAGTCAAAGATTATTAAATACATATCCCCATGAATTAGATGGAGGAAGAAGACAAAGAATTGGTATAGCTCGTGCACTGTCATTAAACCCAAAGTTTATTGTCTGTGATGAACCTGTATCGGCATTAGATGTGTCTATCCAAGCCCAAGTTTTAAACCTTATGCAGGATTTACAACAAAAATTGGGATTAACTTTTATGTTTATTACCCATGATCTTTCTGTAGTTAAACATTTTTCAGATGATATTGCAGTAATGTACTTGGGTCAATTGGTAGAGAAAGCACCATCTGCTGTACTGTTTAAAAATCCAAGACATCCATATACAAAAGCTTTACTCTCTGCTATTCCAGTAGCAAGCTTAAAGCATAAGATGGATAGGATTGAGTTGCATGGAGAGATAACTTCTCCGATAAATCCAGAAGAAGGATGTAGATTTGCAAAGAGATGTGCATATGTAAGACCTGAATGCAGTCACGGAGATCCTGCATTAAATGAGATTTCAGACGGGCATTTTGTAGCATGTCATCTCGTGGATAATTTAGTACATAATAGATAG
- a CDS encoding 6-phospho-beta-glucosidase, with the protein MLKIAIIGGGSSYTPEIIEGFINRHHELPIEEIWLVDIEEGKEKLEIVGNLAKRMVEKSGINCQVYLTLDREKAIEGASFIVTQLRVGQLDARILDERIPLSHGMLGQETNGAGGFGKALRTIPVILDICKDIEKLAPNAWLINFTNPAGIITEAVLRYTDIKIVGLCNVPVGMRKSVANILKSDDFLFHMVGLNHYVWGKHVYYKGEDVLPKLLPELLKSDEFNPKNIEDIPFIEAQILATKMMPCPYHKYYYLTDDELEHQLGDYKNYGTRAEVVKKVERELFELYKDPNLKEKPKQLELRGGAYYSDAACELINGIYNDKRTYMVVNIENNGTINCLPKKSSIETTCLITNAGPIPLNCGELSVSAQGELRILKSFEQLTIEAALEGSYSNALQALTINPLVRSGKVAKTILDEILEANKEYLSNFSQREVL; encoded by the coding sequence ATGTTAAAAATAGCAATAATTGGAGGAGGTTCAAGTTACACTCCTGAAATAATTGAAGGATTTATAAACAGGCATCATGAACTGCCTATAGAAGAAATTTGGCTTGTGGATATCGAAGAAGGGAAAGAAAAATTAGAAATAGTAGGAAATTTAGCTAAGAGAATGGTTGAAAAATCAGGGATTAACTGCCAAGTCTATTTAACACTTGATAGGGAAAAAGCAATAGAGGGAGCCAGTTTTATTGTAACTCAATTGAGGGTAGGACAGCTAGACGCTAGAATACTAGATGAAAGAATACCGCTGTCTCATGGGATGTTAGGCCAAGAAACTAATGGAGCAGGGGGCTTTGGAAAAGCTCTTAGAACAATACCCGTAATATTAGATATATGTAAAGATATAGAGAAATTAGCTCCTAATGCTTGGCTTATTAATTTTACAAATCCAGCAGGGATAATTACTGAAGCTGTATTAAGGTACACAGATATAAAAATTGTTGGATTATGTAACGTTCCAGTGGGAATGAGAAAATCAGTAGCTAATATACTAAAAAGTGATGATTTTCTATTTCATATGGTAGGTTTAAATCACTATGTATGGGGGAAACATGTATATTATAAGGGAGAAGACGTTTTACCTAAGTTACTACCAGAACTTCTAAAAAGTGATGAATTTAATCCTAAAAATATAGAGGATATTCCATTTATAGAAGCACAAATATTAGCAACGAAAATGATGCCTTGTCCTTATCATAAATATTATTATCTAACTGATGATGAGTTAGAGCATCAGTTAGGAGATTATAAGAATTATGGTACAAGAGCAGAGGTTGTAAAAAAAGTAGAGAGAGAGTTATTTGAATTATATAAAGATCCAAATTTAAAAGAAAAGCCAAAGCAATTAGAACTTCGCGGGGGTGCTTATTACTCAGATGCAGCATGCGAGTTAATAAATGGTATCTATAATGATAAGAGAACTTATATGGTTGTAAACATTGAAAATAATGGAACAATTAATTGTCTCCCAAAAAAATCATCTATAGAAACAACTTGTTTAATAACAAATGCAGGACCTATCCCCTTAAATTGTGGAGAATTATCAGTTAGTGCACAAGGAGAATTAAGAATTTTAAAATCATTTGAGCAATTGACAATTGAAGCAGCGTTAGAAGGATCATATAGTAATGCACTACAAGCTCTGACAATTAACCCTCTAGTAAGGTCAGGGAAAGTAGCTAAAACAATTTTAGATGAGATATTAGAAGCTAATAAAGAATATTTGTCAAACTTTTCGCAGAGAGAAGTATTATAG
- a CDS encoding PTS sugar transporter subunit IIB — translation MKKILLLCSAGMSTSIVVKKMREAAELRGVECEVEAMGLEQFYSNLDKYDVFLLGPQVRFKKDELNKIAKDVNKTVEVINSMDYGMMKGEKILDFALELIVD, via the coding sequence ATGAAAAAGATATTATTATTGTGCAGTGCAGGAATGTCGACAAGTATAGTAGTTAAGAAAATGAGAGAGGCAGCAGAGTTAAGAGGAGTTGAATGCGAAGTAGAAGCAATGGGATTGGAGCAGTTTTATTCAAATTTAGATAAATATGATGTCTTCTTATTAGGTCCGCAGGTAAGATTTAAAAAAGATGAGTTAAACAAGATAGCTAAAGATGTTAATAAAACTGTAGAAGTCATCAATAGTATGGACTATGGAATGATGAAAGGGGAAAAAATACTAGATTTTGCTTTGGAATTAATAGTGGATTAA
- the celB gene encoding PTS cellobiose transporter subunit IIC, with product MNKFMTKFTNFTEKYLMPLASKMANQKHLTALKDGFVFAMPFLIVGSFILLLVNLPFTDKASPLYMQWYVNLMSTHKANWVQPFYVSMGVMSLFVSFGIGYSLSNQYKLNGITGGFLTLFTFLMTSAKLDWVPMAKDPQVMNVFHVDGGWMPVMDARYLDANGLFTAIIGSFIAIEIYRFMAAKKMVIKLPDSVPPAIAKSFELLTPIIAVIIIFQPINNWVQSTGKMIPKLIMDTFAPLITVSDSLPAVLLIMLIVHILWFAGLHGVNVVVAIINPIILTNLAGNQAALQTGVNSLPHIFAGGFLDAFVYLGGSGATIGLAIAMARSKSEHLSAIGKLGTIPGIFNINEPIIFGAPIVMNPILFIPFLGVPMINATIAWYALKFGLVGKVVTLVPWTTPGPVAAFLATNFGISAFLLSGVLVLLSYLIYKPFVMIYEKELEKEISS from the coding sequence ATGAATAAATTTATGACTAAGTTTACAAATTTTACAGAAAAGTATTTGATGCCATTAGCATCTAAGATGGCTAACCAAAAACATCTTACAGCACTAAAAGACGGGTTTGTATTTGCCATGCCATTTTTAATTGTAGGATCTTTTATATTGCTTTTAGTTAATTTGCCTTTTACAGATAAAGCGTCACCATTATACATGCAGTGGTATGTTAATTTGATGAGTACCCATAAGGCTAACTGGGTTCAGCCATTTTATGTCAGTATGGGAGTTATGTCTTTATTTGTGTCTTTTGGAATTGGATATAGTCTCTCTAATCAATATAAGTTAAATGGTATTACAGGTGGTTTTTTAACGCTGTTTACTTTCCTTATGACCTCAGCAAAATTAGATTGGGTACCTATGGCAAAAGATCCTCAAGTGATGAATGTTTTTCATGTAGATGGTGGATGGATGCCGGTAATGGATGCTAGATACTTAGATGCAAACGGATTATTTACAGCAATCATAGGTTCATTTATAGCAATTGAGATATATAGGTTTATGGCCGCCAAAAAAATGGTGATAAAGCTGCCTGATTCTGTCCCACCAGCAATTGCGAAATCATTTGAATTATTAACACCAATTATAGCTGTAATAATAATTTTTCAACCTATTAATAACTGGGTTCAAAGTACAGGAAAGATGATTCCTAAATTGATTATGGATACTTTTGCACCGCTTATAACTGTATCGGATAGTTTACCAGCAGTTTTACTAATTATGTTAATAGTTCATATACTATGGTTTGCAGGATTACACGGAGTAAATGTAGTAGTCGCGATCATTAATCCGATTATTTTAACTAATTTAGCAGGGAATCAAGCTGCATTGCAAACTGGAGTAAATAGTTTACCACATATTTTTGCTGGAGGATTCTTAGATGCATTTGTATATTTAGGTGGATCTGGAGCAACAATTGGATTAGCAATAGCTATGGCAAGAAGCAAGTCAGAACATTTAAGTGCAATTGGAAAATTAGGAACAATTCCTGGAATATTCAATATCAATGAGCCAATTATATTTGGTGCACCAATAGTAATGAACCCAATTTTATTTATACCATTCCTAGGAGTTCCTATGATTAATGCAACAATTGCATGGTATGCACTTAAGTTCGGATTAGTAGGGAAAGTAGTAACATTAGTACCTTGGACTACACCAGGACCAGTAGCAGCATTTTTAGCAACTAATTTTGGAATTTCAGCATTCTTATTAAGTGGGGTATTAGTTTTATTATCTTATTTAATCTATAAGCCATTTGTCATGATATATGAAAAAGAATTAGAAAAAGAAATAAGTAGCTGA
- a CDS encoding glutathione ABC transporter substrate-binding protein: protein MKKVLLLISSLVVLLTLTACGGGEKETKIKDTVVVAQGADAKSLDPHASNDQPSSRVSAQIYNGLVSTDGDMNIVPALAESWDQPDPKTTIFHLRKGAKFHNGEELKASDVKFTIEGMLASPTVHHIIEAVDKVEVIDDYTVKIITKEPFGPLLHHLAHTASSILNEKAVTEAGDDYGQHPVGTGPYAFVKWDSGDKIVLKANEDYFLGAPKVKNVIFRNITEGTNRTISLETGEVDIAYDIEPIDKNQVKGNENLDLIEEESLSMAYIGFNFEKAPFDNKLVRQAIGHAIDVDIIIDVVLDGAGSKANSPIGPKVFGYDKDAKSYEYNPELAKELLAEAGYPNGFKTTIWTNDNPVRLQIATIVQDQLKQVGIEMAVEPVEWGAYLDGTARGDHEMFILGWVTTTGDADYGLNALFNSANIGGAGNRSFYANKDVDKWLDEAKSSTNPKERLELYAKIQKQIMEDLPVDPLYYQTMNAGINKDVKGFKLNPAGHHKIYGVYFDQQK, encoded by the coding sequence ATGAAAAAAGTTTTATTATTAATTTCATCATTGGTTGTCTTATTAACATTAACAGCCTGTGGTGGCGGGGAAAAAGAAACTAAGATAAAAGATACTGTGGTGGTAGCTCAAGGGGCTGACGCTAAATCATTGGATCCGCATGCATCAAATGACCAACCATCATCTAGAGTATCAGCACAAATTTATAATGGTTTAGTATCAACTGATGGAGATATGAATATTGTACCTGCATTAGCTGAATCATGGGATCAGCCAGATCCTAAAACAACTATCTTCCATTTAAGAAAGGGAGCAAAATTCCACAATGGAGAGGAATTAAAAGCATCAGACGTTAAATTCACAATTGAAGGAATGCTAGCTTCACCAACAGTTCATCATATTATAGAAGCTGTGGACAAGGTTGAAGTTATAGATGATTATACAGTTAAGATCATTACAAAAGAGCCATTTGGACCATTATTACACCATTTAGCACATACAGCATCTTCTATCTTAAATGAGAAAGCTGTCACTGAAGCTGGAGATGACTATGGACAACATCCAGTAGGAACAGGACCATACGCATTTGTAAAATGGGATTCTGGAGATAAAATTGTATTAAAAGCAAATGAAGATTACTTCTTAGGAGCTCCTAAAGTTAAAAATGTAATCTTTAGAAATATAACTGAAGGTACAAACAGAACTATCAGTTTAGAAACTGGTGAAGTAGATATCGCTTATGATATTGAACCTATCGATAAAAATCAAGTTAAAGGTAATGAAAATTTAGACTTGATAGAAGAAGAATCATTATCTATGGCATATATCGGGTTTAACTTCGAAAAAGCACCATTTGATAATAAATTAGTTAGACAAGCTATTGGGCATGCAATAGATGTAGATATCATCATCGATGTAGTATTAGATGGTGCTGGATCAAAAGCAAATTCACCTATTGGACCAAAAGTATTTGGTTATGATAAAGATGCAAAATCATATGAATATAATCCAGAATTAGCTAAGGAATTATTGGCTGAAGCAGGATATCCAAATGGTTTTAAAACTACAATCTGGACAAACGATAACCCAGTAAGATTACAAATTGCAACTATTGTACAGGATCAATTAAAGCAAGTAGGAATAGAAATGGCAGTAGAACCAGTAGAATGGGGAGCTTATTTAGATGGAACAGCAAGAGGAGATCATGAGATGTTTATCCTAGGTTGGGTAACTACTACAGGAGATGCTGACTATGGATTAAACGCCTTATTTAACAGTGCAAATATCGGTGGAGCTGGAAACAGATCTTTCTACGCAAACAAAGATGTAGACAAATGGTTAGATGAAGCTAAATCATCTACAAATCCAAAGGAAAGATTAGAGCTATACGCTAAAATTCAAAAGCAAATCATGGAAGACTTACCGGTAGATCCATTATATTACCAAACAATGAATGCTGGTATCAATAAAGATGTAAAAGGATTTAAATTAAATCCAGCAGGACATCATAAGATCTACGGAGTGTATTTTGATCAACAAAAATAA
- a CDS encoding replication initiation protein has protein sequence MLKISIFLDAESFEKPFNLKVEPKLKVKEKIFLDKLMNKISLNSHVVFFSLGELYGIYKSKDILDIKKNLLRLSKKKMYFTLINLEKETIQGEFYLLNSIYLKKDGIYVTPPLELIYSLDKKSIFHRIDLSTFIRFKEKHTFNFYPKIIENYDSKNFEYNVTQLKEILGVEDDYYERFYDFEKNIIKPIINDINKSSKIHIHYEKIKNGQGKTNKITCLKFFFIDNEKDEVLKNTNIIIHSIKNKIHDIPKISKLIESSLGEGELQIILKLIDKIKLNFEPPIDVFLEAALKSHYRLKDEAIKIIDISENFTSCFKIEGRLYKELSIFNFSYNYYFLKELQHLRMNGIFNYNIFPWKIKVRFNSKENSSIKISMNLKEEEDIPKY, from the coding sequence ATGTTAAAAATTTCTATTTTTTTAGATGCAGAATCATTTGAAAAGCCATTCAATTTAAAAGTTGAGCCAAAATTGAAAGTAAAGGAAAAAATATTTTTAGATAAATTGATGAATAAAATTTCATTAAACTCCCATGTAGTGTTTTTTTCATTGGGAGAGTTATATGGAATATATAAATCTAAAGATATTTTAGACATAAAAAAAAACCTTTTAAGGTTGAGTAAGAAAAAAATGTACTTTACATTGATAAATTTAGAGAAAGAAACTATTCAAGGAGAATTTTACCTCTTGAATTCTATCTACCTTAAAAAAGATGGAATATATGTTACTCCTCCTTTGGAGCTGATCTACTCATTGGATAAAAAATCCATCTTTCATAGGATAGATCTGTCAACATTTATAAGGTTTAAAGAAAAGCACACTTTTAATTTCTATCCAAAAATAATTGAAAACTATGACTCTAAAAATTTTGAGTATAATGTAACTCAATTAAAAGAAATCCTAGGAGTAGAAGATGATTATTATGAAAGATTTTATGATTTTGAAAAAAACATTATAAAACCTATTATAAACGATATAAATAAGTCTTCTAAAATCCATATCCACTATGAAAAAATTAAAAATGGTCAGGGAAAAACAAATAAAATCACATGTTTAAAGTTTTTCTTTATCGACAATGAAAAAGATGAAGTTTTAAAAAATACAAATATAATCATACATTCAATTAAAAATAAGATCCATGATATACCTAAGATAAGTAAATTAATTGAATCTTCTCTAGGTGAAGGAGAGCTACAAATAATTTTAAAATTAATCGATAAAATCAAATTAAACTTTGAACCTCCTATCGATGTTTTTTTAGAGGCAGCATTAAAAAGTCATTATAGATTGAAAGATGAAGCCATAAAAATCATAGATATTTCTGAAAATTTTACCTCCTGTTTTAAGATTGAAGGCCGTTTATATAAGGAACTTTCCATTTTTAATTTCAGTTATAACTACTATTTTTTAAAAGAATTGCAGCACTTAAGGATGAATGGGATTTTTAACTATAATATATTCCCATGGAAGATAAAAGTAAGATTCAATTCCAAAGAAAATTCTAGTATCAAAATATCTATGAATTTAAAAGAAGAAGAAGATATTCCTAAATATTAA
- a CDS encoding ABC transporter permease, whose product MHKYIFKRLLLLIPVLLGVSFLVFSIMSFTPGDPAQLILGESAPKAQVLALREEMGLNDPFIMQYGRFVLNAVQGDFGRSYTSGREVFGEIFQRFPNTLILAIIGVIIAILIGIPVGIISATKQYSIMDSVSMIAALLGVAMPNFWLGLMLILFFSVGLGWLPSGGFGGWSSLILPSITLGTGAAAIITRMTRSSMLEVIRQDYIRTARAKGVTEKKVINKHALKNALIPVITVVGLQFGYLLGGAVLTETVYSWPGVGRMMVEAIRSKDTPVVLAAVLFLATTFSIVNLFVDILYGFVDPRVKSQYK is encoded by the coding sequence ATGCATAAGTATATATTTAAAAGATTATTATTATTGATACCTGTTTTATTAGGTGTATCATTTTTAGTATTTTCAATAATGTCATTTACGCCTGGAGATCCGGCACAACTTATCTTAGGAGAAAGTGCTCCTAAAGCACAGGTGTTAGCACTCAGAGAGGAAATGGGATTGAATGACCCATTCATAATGCAGTATGGAAGATTTGTTCTAAATGCAGTACAGGGAGATTTTGGGAGATCGTATACAAGTGGTAGAGAGGTATTTGGAGAGATATTCCAAAGATTTCCAAATACGTTGATTCTGGCAATAATTGGTGTAATAATAGCCATATTAATTGGTATACCAGTAGGGATTATATCAGCCACAAAGCAATATTCTATAATGGATAGTGTTAGTATGATCGCAGCTCTTTTAGGTGTAGCCATGCCGAACTTCTGGTTAGGGCTTATGTTAATTTTATTTTTCTCAGTGGGACTGGGGTGGCTTCCATCAGGTGGATTTGGAGGCTGGAGTAGTTTGATCCTTCCATCTATTACATTGGGAACAGGAGCAGCAGCAATAATTACCCGTATGACCAGATCATCTATGTTAGAGGTAATCAGGCAGGATTATATTAGAACAGCTAGAGCTAAGGGTGTTACAGAGAAAAAAGTTATCAACAAACATGCTCTTAAAAATGCATTAATCCCGGTAATCACAGTTGTAGGGTTACAATTCGGATACTTATTAGGTGGAGCTGTACTTACAGAAACTGTTTATTCTTGGCCTGGAGTGGGAAGAATGATGGTAGAAGCTATTAGAAGTAAGGATACACCAGTTGTACTAGCAGCGGTTTTATTCCTTGCTACAACGTTTTCGATAGTAAATCTATTTGTAGATATCTTATATGGATTTGTAGACCCTAGGGTAAAATCTCAATATAAATAA
- a CDS encoding PTS lactose/cellobiose transporter subunit IIA produces MNKFTKEELIEGFMPIIAMAGTAKSIALEALRNKDKSGLLEARQLLLEAHGVHHKYVTAECEDDDNVVVELNLIIAHAEDQYMSAETVISLVEILLEVT; encoded by the coding sequence GTGAATAAATTTACAAAAGAAGAACTTATAGAAGGATTTATGCCAATAATTGCAATGGCAGGGACGGCTAAAAGTATAGCACTAGAAGCTCTTCGAAATAAGGATAAAAGTGGATTATTAGAAGCTAGACAATTATTATTAGAAGCCCATGGGGTACATCATAAATATGTGACAGCAGAGTGTGAAGACGATGATAATGTAGTAGTGGAGTTAAATCTAATAATTGCCCATGCTGAAGATCAATATATGTCAGCTGAGACGGTTATTTCGTTAGTAGAAATATTATTAGAAGTGACTTAA
- a CDS encoding ABC transporter permease, with amino-acid sequence MSEVLSSENIEKNSSVETVNKKRSQMAEVWRRLKKNNMAMAGLAILAVIILLAVFADVIAPYDSVAIKQNLKDRLQSPSGAHIFGTDEYGRDMFARLIHGARVSLQVGILAVGISIVLGGTLGAIAGYYGGKLDNVIMRIMDVFLAVPSILLAIAIVSALGPNLFNLMLAISISSVPGYARIVRASVISIRDQEFVEAAKAIGADDFRIIFKHIIPNALAPVIVQGTLGVAGAILSTAGLSFIGLGIQPPAPEWGAMLSGGRQYLRYAPHVTTIPGIAIVITILALNLVGDGLRDALDPRLKS; translated from the coding sequence ATGTCAGAAGTACTAAGCAGTGAAAATATAGAGAAAAATTCTTCTGTTGAAACTGTAAATAAAAAGAGAAGTCAGATGGCTGAAGTATGGAGAAGACTGAAAAAAAATAATATGGCTATGGCGGGTCTTGCAATTTTAGCAGTGATAATATTATTGGCTGTTTTTGCTGATGTTATTGCGCCATATGACAGTGTAGCAATCAAGCAAAATTTAAAGGATAGATTACAGAGCCCAAGTGGAGCACATATTTTTGGGACTGATGAATATGGTAGAGACATGTTTGCCAGACTTATTCACGGTGCCCGTGTATCACTTCAAGTCGGAATTTTAGCTGTTGGAATTTCCATAGTTCTCGGTGGAACATTAGGAGCCATAGCTGGTTATTATGGCGGTAAGTTAGATAACGTTATTATGAGAATCATGGATGTTTTCCTTGCGGTACCTAGTATCTTATTGGCTATTGCAATCGTTTCAGCACTTGGACCAAACTTATTTAATCTTATGCTTGCAATCAGTATATCTTCAGTACCGGGATACGCAAGAATTGTAAGAGCATCTGTAATTTCAATAAGAGATCAGGAATTTGTAGAAGCTGCCAAAGCTATTGGGGCAGATGATTTTAGAATTATATTTAAACATATCATACCAAATGCACTTGCTCCAGTAATTGTTCAAGGAACATTGGGAGTAGCAGGGGCAATACTTTCTACAGCCGGACTTAGTTTTATAGGGTTAGGTATTCAACCACCTGCACCAGAGTGGGGAGCAATGCTTTCTGGAGGTAGACAATACCTTAGATATGCACCTCATGTAACGACTATTCCGGGTATAGCAATAGTAATTACTATCTTAGCTTTAAACTTAGTTGGAGACGGGCTTAGAGACGCATTAGATCCAAGATTAAAATCATAA
- a CDS encoding ABC transporter ATP-binding protein, translated as MSDKLLNIKDLSIQYKTEDGVVKAVNGINLDLKEGETLGLVGETGAGKTTTALGIMRLIPNPPGEIMGGNVEFEGRDLLSLSEDDMRGIRGNKISMIFQDPMTSLNPVLSVGEQISEVILIHQDINIETAVDKAKEMLELVGIPGARYNDYPHQFSGGMKQRVVIAIALACNPKLLIADEPTTALDVTIQAQVLDLMNNLKEKFKTAMLMITHDLGVVAQVCDKVAIMYGGEIIEYGKIEDIFESTKHPYTMGLFGSIPNLDSDVTRLSPIKGSMPDPTNLPSGCPFHPRCDKAKNICSSRVPKHTSIDGHRIKCLMFEEDIKQEWI; from the coding sequence ATGAGTGATAAATTATTAAATATAAAAGATCTTAGTATTCAATATAAAACTGAAGACGGAGTAGTAAAAGCAGTAAATGGTATCAATTTAGATTTAAAAGAGGGAGAAACATTAGGTCTGGTAGGAGAAACCGGGGCCGGAAAAACAACTACAGCTTTAGGAATAATGAGATTGATCCCAAATCCTCCAGGAGAAATAATGGGTGGAAATGTTGAATTTGAAGGAAGGGATTTATTGTCACTTTCTGAAGATGATATGAGAGGAATAAGAGGAAATAAGATATCTATGATATTTCAAGATCCAATGACTTCGTTAAATCCAGTGTTGAGTGTTGGGGAACAAATCTCAGAAGTAATCTTAATTCATCAGGATATAAATATTGAAACAGCAGTTGATAAAGCTAAAGAGATGCTGGAGTTGGTAGGTATTCCAGGAGCAAGATATAATGATTATCCCCACCAATTTTCTGGTGGAATGAAACAAAGGGTGGTAATTGCCATAGCTCTTGCATGTAATCCTAAATTACTCATTGCAGATGAACCTACAACAGCCTTAGATGTTACTATACAAGCCCAGGTTTTAGATCTGATGAATAACTTGAAAGAGAAATTTAAAACAGCTATGCTTATGATAACACATGATCTAGGTGTAGTAGCTCAAGTTTGTGATAAAGTAGCAATAATGTATGGAGGAGAAATTATAGAATATGGAAAGATAGAGGACATATTTGAATCTACAAAACATCCATATACAATGGGATTGTTTGGTTCTATACCAAATTTAGACAGTGATGTTACTAGGCTTAGCCCAATCAAGGGAAGTATGCCAGATCCGACAAATTTACCTTCTGGATGTCCATTTCATCCTAGATGTGATAAGGCAAAAAATATTTGTTCTAGCAGAGTACCTAAACATACAAGTATTGATGGACACAGAATTAAGTGTCTGATGTTTGAAGAAGACATTAAACAAGAATGGATATAG